From a single Cydia strobilella chromosome 17, ilCydStro3.1, whole genome shotgun sequence genomic region:
- the LOC134748969 gene encoding protein pygopus — MSHNLAGMPGAYRLPGPGLGPPDFKPPMETPTPSAPAPSNPKKRRKTSNANNAHAPQPPPTAQDLLPPPLTGYGDTIVASNPFDDSPSTISHNGPMMSQNGPMMSQNGPMGMMGPMHSMGGPPMRHMSPLPHSMSPMNQQMPPRGISPMGNMSPMGHMGGMSPMGGPNMGMSNHSMGPGMGPASRSMGSPMSPMNSMPMGSPMSSGPMGSPMNMGSMAGSHMSNSPMGPPMHSPLGAGSMNGPMNGPMGGGGPGMNVPRMNGPMGPSCSNGSMGPSSSIMSSNPMQSGGMGPGHCGPIRHGSPMGSSMGGGPMGGNGPMSSMGPGPPYSSSHMGHGGPMGMGGSGNMGMGPGPGNMGNCGPLAGMSGMAMGGPGGQGVGPMGQGMGMFGPKPMPVSAGKVYPPDQPMVFNPQNPNAPPIYPCGVCHKEVHDNDQAILCESGCNFWFHRGCTGLTEPAFQLLTAEVYAEWVCDKCLHSKNIPLVKFKP, encoded by the exons ATGAGTCACAACTTGGCTGGGATGCCCGGCGCCTACAGGCTGCCCGGGCCGGGCCTGGGCCCGCCGGATTTCAAGCCGCCCATGGAAACACCAACGCCTTCTGCGCCAGCACCCAGTAATCCAAAGAAGAGGAGAAAAACATCAAATGCTAACAATGCCCATGCACCACAACCCCCACCCACCGCTCAGGACCTGCTGCCTCCTCCGTTAACAGGATATGGAGACACCATAGTTGCATCCAATCCTTTTGATGACTCTCCATCTACAATTTCACACAATGGCCCTATGATGAGCCAGAATGGCCCAATGATGAGTCAGAATGGCCCAATGGGAATGATGGGACCAATGCACAGTATGGGTGGACCCCCAATGAGGCACATGAGCCCTTTACCCCACAGTATGAGCCCAATGAATCAGCAAATGCCACCCAGGGGAATCAGTCCCATGGGTAACATGAGTCCAATGGGCCATATGGGTGGAATGTCACCAATGGGAGGCCCAAATATGGGAATGAGTAATCACAGTATGGGCCCAGGCATGGGTCCAGCATCAAGGTCAATGGGCAGTCCTATGAGCCCTATGAATTCTATGCCAATGGGATCACCAATGTCTTCTGGGCCAATGGGAAGCCCTATGAATATGGGATCAATGGCAGGCAGCCATATGAGCAACAGTCCGATGGGGCCACCCATGCACAGTCCTCTAGGAGCAGGTTCCATGAACGGGCCCATGAATGGCCCTATGGGTGGAGGAGGCCCAGGTATGAATGTGCCTCGAATGAATGGCCCTATGGGTCCCAGTTGTTCTAACGGGTCTATGGGCCCAAGCAGTTCTATAATGTCTTCAAACCCAATGCAAAGTGGTGGAATGGGACCAGGTCACTGTGGTCCGATAAGACATGGAAGTCCAATGGGCTCTAGCATGGGAGGAGGTCCTATGGGAGGAAATGGTCCAATGTCATCAATGGGCCCGGGTCCACCATACTCAAGCAGCCACATGGGGCACGGAGGCCCCATGGGAATGGGAGGCAGTGGTAATATGGGGATGGGTCCGGGCCCTGGTAACATGGGTAATTGTGGGCCTCTGGCAGGCATGAGCGGCATGGCAATGGGCGGGCCCGGTGGGCAAGGAGTCGGCCCGATGGGACAAGGAATGGGGATGTTTGGGCCAAAGCCAATGCCGGTTAGTGCTGGGAAAGTTTATCCCCCGGATCAACCAATGGTGTTCAACCCACAGAACCCAAACGCTCCTCCCATCTACCCTTGCGGAGTATGTCACAAAGAAGTACATGATAATGACCAAGCAATTCTCTGTGAATCTGGATGCAACTTCTGGTTCCACAG GGGCTGCACAGGCCTAACGGAGCCGGCCTTCCAGCTACTCACAGCAGAAGTGTATGCGGAGTGGGTGTGTGACAAGTGCCTGCACTCCAAGAACATCCCGCTGGTCAAGTTCAAGCCCTAG
- the LOC134748808 gene encoding RNA polymerase II elongation factor Ell, which yields MAALPAGVQYGLSSESSYKENKELVFVKLTDSALKAIEDFIRNNRDKLAKPTIQFLPGNEGKISIPAPATSNGPTHESTFHFSINSNAEMEGPQGSFECVRSGGARRLEACGPLPRRMRVQANDDSYEATKDRMARTVAAEQSKCTRVIKPNQTDIGRRVKVRSSHPLYSSGPAALGAERSERPDRPERVDRPDRPERPDRPDRPDRPERPDRPSTTRPAPTPAPHPGALQPQLPNQPQRPPQNPQLARRSIKERLIQLLALKPFKKPELYLRLNQEGIKEKERSVVNKILPQIGSLKDNCYHLHRHIWNDVNEDWPFYTEEEKRILKRRKPQNLTPPVSSDSTNSLSPRASPGAPGTPGCKRPGGGGGAGAGPGPGPGAGAGGEEPPAAKKQRISHYRRPSPPSSGYATGSSGASSGERHASDNEDDRTTVKKDNGYTLSFNTVKELCPSPVKTNGYRNSPPVEQTSITEKDITNTEPLENTELTSGPDETMTDVEEIERQYPPITSSSTRRAYKNEFAELYTEYQSLYARVAQVAKLFTSLELQLKRAPPHSPHHQSIEQRIVEEYRRVQNDGEYQAQKRRVNYLHRKLTHIKRMVQQYDQLRNLKSERSRVPSASTTQAY from the exons aaaatctCAATTCCGGCACCCGCAACTAGCAATGGTCCGACTCATGAATCTACGTTTCActtcagcatcaatagtaatgCGGAAATGGAGGGTCCACAG GGTTCGTTTGAGTGCGTCAggagcggcggcgcgcggcggctgGAGGCGTGCGGGCCGCTGCCGCGACGGATGCGCGTGCAGGCCAACGACGACTCGTACGAGGCCACCAAGGACCGCATGGCGAGAACTGTGGCCGCCGAACAGAGTAAATG CACCCGAGTGATAAAACCGAACCAAACGGACATCGGTCGGCGTGTAAAAGTGCGCTCCTCCCATCCCCTATACTCGTCCGGGCCCGCGGCGCTCGGGGCCGAGCGGTCCGAACGGCCTGACCGGCCCGAGCGGGTGGATCGGCCCGACCGGCCTGAGCGGCCCGACCGGCCCGACCGGCCCGATCGGCCCGAGCGGCCCGACCGGCCGTCGACGACGCGACCGGCGCCGacgcccgcgccgcacccggGCGCGCTGCAGCCGCAGCTCCCCAACCAGCCGCAGAGGCCCCCTCAAAACCCGCAACTCGCGAGGCGGTCCATCAA AGAAAGACTTATACAGTTATTAGCATTGAAACCCTTCAAAAAGCCGGAGTTATACTTAAGGCTCAATCAAG AGGGAATCAAGGAGAAGGAACGCAGTGTGGTGAACAAGATCCTGCCTCAGATAGGCTCGCTGAAGGACAACTGTTATCACTTACATAGGCACATATGGAACGACGTCAACGAGGATTGGCCGTTCTATACCGAGGAGGAGAAACGCATACTCAAGAG GCGGAAACCTCAAAATCTAACACCGCCCGTGTCGAGCGACTCCACCAACTCCCTGTCGCCGCGCGCGTCCCCCGGCGCACCCGGCACCCCCGGCTGCAAGCGGCCGGGCGGCGGAGGGGGGGCGGGCgcggggccggggccggggccgggggcgggggcgggcggGGAGGAGCCGCCCGCCGCCAAGAAGCAGCGCATCTCCCACTACCGCCGCCCCAGCCCGCCCTCCTCCGGCTACGCCACCGGCAGCTCCGGCGCCTCCTCCGGCGAGCGCCACGCCTCCGACAACGAGGACGACCGGACCACAG TCAAAAAGGATAACGGCTACACGCTCAGTTTTAACACTGTTAAGGAGCTTTGTCCGAGTCCTGTGAAGACGAACGGTTATAGAAATAGTCCCCCAGTAGAGCAAACTAGTATCACAG aaaAAGACATCAcaaatacggaacccttagaaaaTACTGAATTAACGTCGGGGCCCGATGAGACCATGACTGATGTGGAAGAGATTGAAAG GCAATACCCGCCAATAACGAGTTCGAGTACGCGGAGAGCCTACAAGAACGAGTTCGCGGAACTATACACCGAGTACCAATCCCTATACGCGCGCGTGGCGCAAGTGGCCAAACTGTTCACGTCGCTAGAGCTCCAACTCAAGCGCGCGCCGCCACACTCGCCGCACCATCAG AGCATAGAACAACGCATCGTGGAAGAGTACCGGCGCGTGCAGAACGACGGCGAGTACCAGGCGCAGAAGCGCCGCGTCAACTACCTGCACCGCAAGCTCACGCACATCAAGCGGATGGTGCAGCAGTACGACCAGCTG CGTAACTTGAAGTCGGAGCGCTCGCGCGTGCCCAGCGCGAGCACGACGCAGGCGTACTGA